In Zymoseptoria tritici IPO323 chromosome 7, whole genome shotgun sequence, a single genomic region encodes these proteins:
- a CDS encoding uncharacterized protein (Conserved eukaryotic protein, conatining DUF 396 domain (Domain of unknown function).DUF396 is a family of conserved eukaryotic transmembrane proteins), with translation MWILPLLGYLGLALGVLFLTLAIASGLYYLSELVEEHSVIAKRILTRLIYFVIGLQVLLLIVDKFPPLLSIFSIASHIIYSLNLRRFPVVKLTDPVFLASCALVLANHWLWFRHFSNAPGGQNHRGASSARWNVYERVDVPTFTEIASFFGLNVWLVPFALFVSLSAGENVLPSMGSEYATGQGSRGGGAIKTRHKRSNTQTGMAKAAVMGVQDWVSETGELMGFWKGDRTRPSL, from the exons ATGTGGATTCTCCCTCTTCTT GGCTATCTCGGCCTCGCTCTGggcgtcctcttcctcaccctCGCCATCGCATCCGGcctctactacctctccgaactcgtcgaagaaCACAGCGTGATCGCCAAACGCATCCTCACACGCCTCATCTACTTCGTCATCGGCCTCCAAGTCCTCCTACTCATCGTCGACAAATTCCCAccactcctctccatcttcagcaTTGCCTCCCACATCATTTACAGCCTCAACCTGCGACGATTCCCCGTGGTCAAACTCACCGATCCGGTGTTCCTCGCATCATGTGCTCTCGTCCTAGCAAACCACTGGCTCTGGTTCCGACACTTTTCGAACGCTCCTGGAGGACAGAATCATCGTGGTGCATCAAGCGCAAGATGGAATGTATACGAGCGTGTGGACGTGCCGACATTCACTGAGATCGCGTCGTTCTTCGGACTGAACGTATGGCTGGTGCCCTTTGCTCTGTTCGTCAGTCTTAGCGCGGGTGAGAACGTGTTGCCGAGCATGGGGAGTGAGTACGCTACAGGACAAGGCAGCA GGGGTGGAGGAGCGATCAAGACGAGACATAAGAGGAGCAACACACAGACGGGCATGGCCAAAGCTGCGGTCATGGGAGTACAAGATTGGGTTTCGGAAACAGGCGAGTTGATGGGATTCTGGAAGGGAGACAGGACAAGACCTTCGTTATGA
- the qa4.2 gene encoding putative 4-hydroxyphenylpyruvate dioxygenase (This model has similaries with: 3-dehydroshikimate dehydratase; 4-hydroxyphenylpyruvate dioxygenase; quinate 5-dehydrogenase (qa-4).) produces the protein MSTSTLSLSSLSSLPLSYASCSLGCKPSHDVPARLSAISSAGFTGIELSMPDLVSFAQQTSSSGDKIDDHSFNILVKAASNLKPILEKEGLEVMLLQPFANFEGWPADSPERKDAFQRLEGWTRIMQAVGCKTLQVGSTDTPTSKIGTDRSRFVSDLRELADYLAERGLRIAYENWCWSTHAPDWADVWDICEKVDRENFGLCLDTFQSAGGEWADPSTQSGLVEDGRSKEQVEADWKSSCERLARTIPAEKIYLLQISDAYRMKDPLVEKDGVAPRGRWSGKFRPLPYEGYLPVEDFAKAVLKTGFRGWFSYEIFDEGKDGKGKDYDLTEWTKAARECQKKLVKGCADQE, from the coding sequence ATGTCTACTTCAACGCtgtccctctcctccctctcctccctccctctgaGCTACGCCTCCTGTTCGCTAGGATGCAAACCATCCCATGACGTTCCCGCGAGACTCTCAGCCATATCATCCGCAGGCTTCACAGGCATCGAGCTCTCCATGCCCGACCTTGTGTCCTTCGCGCAGCAGACCAGCAGCTCTGGAGACAAGATCGACGACCACTCCTTTAACATCCTCGTCAAGGCCGCATCAAACCTCAAGCCCATACTGGAGAAGGAAGGCCTTGAAGTGATGCTTCTACAACCCTTTGCTAACTTCGAAGGCTGGCCTGCAGATTCTCCCGAGCGAAAGGACGCTTTCCAACGACTTGAAGGCTGGACTCGCATCATGCAAGCCGTGGGCTGCAAAACACTACAAGTCGGCTCGACCGACACTCCGACATCCAAGATTGGCACCGATCGCTCCCGTTTTGTGAGTGACCTACGAGAATTGGCCGATTATCTGGCAGAGCGGGGACTGCGGATTGCGTACGAGAACTGGTGTTGGTCGACGCATGCGCCGGACTGGGCGGACGTGTGGGACATCTGCGAGAAAGTCGATCGTGAGAACTTCGGCCTTTGCTTGGATACGTTTCAGAGTGCAGGTGGCGAGTGGGCAGATCCGAGCACGCAAAGTGGGCTCGTAGAAGATGGGCGGAGCAAGGAACAGGTGGAGGCAGATTGGAAGTCGTCCTGCGAACGCTTGGCGCGCACGATCCCGGCGGAGAAGATCTACTTGCTGCAAATTTCAGATGCGTACCGGATGAAAGATCCACTGGTCGAGAAAGATGGAGTCGCACCTCGAGGGCGCTGGAGTGGAAAGTTCAGGCCACTGCCATACGAGGGCTATTTGCCTGTTGAGGACTTTGCCAAGGCTGTGCTGAAGACGGGATTCAGGGGCTGGTTCTCGTATGAGATTTTTGATGAAGGCAAAGATGGTAAGGGTAAGGACTACGACTTGACAGAGTGGACGAAAGCTGCGAGGGAGTGCCAGAAGAAGCTGGTAAAGGGGTGTGCGGACCAGGAGTAG